The genomic interval AGGGTGggtttgtatgtgtgtgtgtgtgcacatgtgcatgtgCACCATGGAAAGagagccctgctctgcaaaTCAGCTCAAAATGtaggcagcagaggaaaaagtgaaTGGAGATGATCTGTGGGTAAGGGCTTGGGAGCATATTTCTGTTgtaaggcagagaaagaaagccAGAGCATGGGGCTTGCCACTACTACTGCTGGGGGAAATTGCAGGAAGGTGACCCAGGCTCAAGGAATGCCGCATGGCAATCGAGGCGCCACACGGCAATCAAGGCAGTCAACAGGGCACAACTTTTTCTGCACTCAGCAGTTGCTGTTTTACTCTGCCTGAGCCTAAAGCCAGCTTCACATCTATAGCTATTTAACACCCAGCTACGAGGAGCCCGTTTGCCCTCTATGCTCTGTGGAGACTAAGCACCCAAAGAGCTCCCCGTCTTCCaatcactgcaggaaaaaagtcCCCTGCTTCCACAGCAGACTGTAGCATTGCTCCTGCATTTACCTTCAAACACGCAGCTTCATAGTTTTTCCCAAACATTGATGACAGttgctttcttcccctttaCAGTCCCCCTGTGACAGTTCGTTTCAGACAAAAAGCAATGCCCTATTCCAAACTACGCTTCTGGTTGCTATGCTTTGCCCAATGCAAAAAGCTACCTGGAGACAACATCCAGAGAATTTTAAAGCAAGCAGTTTATAACATACTAAAGCCAAATCTCATATAGAAACACTAACACCCACATATTACACAGGATACCTCTACACTGAAACATTAATCACACTCAACACCACTAAAAATATCGccactaaaaaaccccaaccccaaacaGTAGCTATGCAGAACGGTATACAAAGGAGTGAGAAGCTTCATTAGGATTTCTTGACTGCTCCAAGTTCAAACTCTCACCACAGTGCAGTACTAGCAGCTATTTATTATCACATAGGAATTATTTATTGTTCTCCAGTAAAAAGACACATTTCCAAATGATTCACACTACCTGGGGAATTAATGTTTTTGCATCTTTGTTCCAGATCCCAGGCCAGGAATCTCCTTTCTATTCTGGTAAATTCCACTAAGATATCACATGTAACAACAAGTTCTTAAAGCAGTTTCATCACATTTTCCCTTTAAGGTAACCCACTGCACTCCCACGTGAGGCACAAGCACCTCAAAGGCACAAGCAGCTGAAAGTGCTGCAGTGGAATCAGATGATCAGCACAAGCCTGGAGCCTCTGCAGCCTCCTTTCACCTTTGGAAACGTATCTTGTGTGTTTTCAAACCAGCCCAACAGGGAAGCCACAAGCCAGTGCTGTAGCTTAAAACCCAGATAATGCATATGAAAGCAATCtatataaaagcaattttaagaaTGAATGTGAAAAAATTGTCAGATTCTGCTGCAACACGTAAGgaggatgcagcactgcagcaaaatCTGTCATTCCCAGCTGTACGATGCTGTGCTGCATGCAGCACAGGGTGGCAGAGCTGATGACACCAGGAAGCAGAGAGCTACACTGCCAGAAGCCCACACTGCACAGCCCTGAGCTTTTTCTACCTTTCTGCAAGCACCTGGATTGCATGCAGCAACAGAGGAAAACACGAAAAGTAAACATTCAAGGTAAAGAGAAACATGCCTGAGCTAATTAAAAAGTTGCTTGAGCTTATGTTCATTGTGATCAGTCGTGTAGAAAGGCACATTTTCAGCTCAGGATGAAGCTACCACTTTAGAGGTCAATTAGAACACTGCAACACATACATGAGGAGTACAGACACAGCTCTGATCACATCACACAAGAACGTGCTCACATTTTTGCCCCTAGTACACCTTTTCCTACCATGGCTCTTGCACTTCCAATGCAGtgtgcttgctgctgcctgctcctgcacgGCTGGCATAGATGTGAGCAGCTGACAGGATGACCTGCTATGTGTTGCCCACTGGCTCCTGCAGTGGGAGAGGTGCTGTTCTGCTGACAGGGTGGTATGCCACCAGAAAGCATGCTCCTCAGCTGCCCAGCAGGACTGCTATGCCATGATGCTGGTCAGGAAGCCCTCTCACATCACCTGCCTACAGAAGCAGGTGCTTTTCTCTCCTGCCATGCAGGCTAACACACGAGCCCCAAGCTTCAGGGGTTTTGTAATATTAACCACTGAAGACATTTCCTACCTGGGCTACGAAAGCCTCCATTCTCATCTCCTGttgctctgctttttcagagGCATGCCGTGCACACTCAAGGATGTGTGCCTGGTCTTGGACACAATGCTGTTTGCAGGGTGTCCAAATGAAAtctgtcctgctgcttctgAGCCAATCACAAATCCAACCCAGGAACATGGGGTTTCATGGCAAAAGAAATCTTATTTGTAttcaccacacacacaccatcaaGTCTGAAATTGCAAACCTCAAAAACGGCTAAGTTAATGAGTTAATTTGATACTAAATGAGGTCTAGTACTATGGCCTGGGCTGTATGGCAGGTCAAACTATGACTTAATCTATGACTTGGAAACCAATTAGTGAAGTAAATTCAGAACTATAAATGTTTACATGCAGGGCCAGTACCAATTAAAATCATTAAAGCCCACACATTCCCCTTCAAGACTGGAAGGGGCAAAACCACCACACATTCCTCCCAAACCAGGGTAGACGGTGAGGGGTGGTGAGGTAGCGCCTGTACTTAGCAGCACGAGTCCCCCCCTACTTCATCCTGGAGCACCCGGCAGCCCACCTGTGAGATGTGGGATCTGCCCAGGGAGCCAGGCCAGCCCACCCATGCCTGCTGGCACCAAGCACGGCTGCGCTGTGGACAACTGGTTCCCCaagggccagggcagcacaggggatGAAGCAGTCCAGGATGGCTGATGTTAGCTGCAGCGGGCCAAGGAGCAGCAATACAGAAATTTCCAGCTCACAGAAAGTGTTTACACACACGAGACCAGTGCATTTTGCTGAAAGATCAGTGCATTTGGCTGGCTCAAGTTCAATACAGCTGATCAGACACTGGATGATACAGCTCAGAAGTTACTTTGAAAAGATATGTGAGGTTTGCCCAATCCAGCGAAGCTCTGACAAACAGGGCCAGAATTGTTGGGACTtaataaatacagaaacttTTCCACTGAAGTCCTCCAAACGCGCCATCTCTACCCCTGCTGCCCAAACCAAGGCAGCACTTTGCATGAGCTGGAACTTTGCTAAGGCAGCATGTCCAAAGTCACCACGAAAGCCAAGGGGGTGGCAGAGATATAATCACAGGCAGCAATGCTTGATATGCTCAAGGGATGCAATCACTGCACAAGTGACCTCACAGACTTTGGACCAGATCCTCAGGCCAAAGTTTTACGGCCATTTTTGTGGCCCTGCATCACGCCTGCCCCCTTCTAGCTCCGTGCTCCTCTCCCCTGGCCAGACAAAAGCAACCCTGCAGCCAGGGTGGGAATTCGGCAGGGttgaagggggtggggggacattGATGGTTAATTTTCACCCAGATCAGCTCTCTCCACACAGCTGAACAGAGTTTGTGTCAGCTGAAGTAGGGCTAGAATGGGCACCCAGAGGAGAATGGCTGGGATGACGGGAAAGGCAAACCCACCTCCTCCAGccacagcacccacctgcaCTGATTTGGCACTTCCCAAAACGGACTGGGAAGGATGTGAAAatccctctctcctcccaagTTGACAGAGTTGCAGGAGCTCTCATCTGCCAGCTGTCACACAGAAACAAACTTACCAGCTGATGTTTCCTTACACTTTATAGGATATTTTGGCAACTTTGTTCCGAAGTGAATAAATGATACATTTTGCTCCTGGGGCTACTGGTGTGGGTCCTAACGAGTTCCACCATCACCAGAGCTTATCCAGCTCTCAATGCAAAAGGTTGCATAGCAGGCTGATTGCCAAGTATAACATTAAAACTCGTATTTCCTAGGCACCCTCTCTCCTTTCAGTCCTTTCCAGATTGTGTTGCGCTGAGGATCTCAAATGTTCGGGAACGCAAATGTTACACTTGCTGCACAACCTCTGCAAGGAAGTGCTGAAATAGTCTCAGCTCTGTTttacagagaaggaaacagaaactgCCTGTGCATGGTGTTTACGCTCCTGTGCATACTGCTGGTGCGCTTAGGTAAGGCTGCTTGTTGCACCTTGCACATCTTACTCCACCCTGGAGGGGGTTAAAGAACACAGGGCTGAACTGCGCCTTAGAACCTCTTATCAGCTGAGATTAGGGCCTTGGCAGGGAAACATCACTGCCAAAACCTAAGACGACAAAGCCAGAGAGACAAAAAGATTGAGGCCTAAACTGTCACATTTTGGTGGCTGACATCCAATGCCACACTTCATACTTGATCATCTCAAAAAGTGCTCTGATTTTGGaaccaacccaaaccctgtTGATTCCATGGGAATGGCATGCCCACTGTGCTTTCCCAGAGTCAGGGTGGTTATGAAGGCTCCTAAATCTGGACAATTAAAGGCAAATGATTTGTGGGTTTTCTACCAAATGGATTCTGTCACCAGCTCTAAACCCTCAAATCCAGAGAGATGTGACTGTCCACAGTGTCTGCAGTGGGTGGCTGCAACCGCCATCAGAGgacagctgccttctcctgttACACTGGCAAACAGCTGAGCTTAGGGAGATGAAACCCACCTTGGGTGACTACAGAGAGAAGAAGAGATCAAACTAAAGGACTCAAAGCCCTCCAAAGATGCAGCCTGCCTAAAGCAAAGGGAATACAGTATGGAAGGATGAAGCAGACCACCAGCACCAGGGATGCAGGAAGTGCAGGCAAGCAGCACTTGCTCATCAGCTGTCACCAAGTATTTGAAAACACATGCTTCCAACTTCACATGTGCAGATCCAAACATTACCCAAGGCAAAAAGACTGTACAGCAGTGTGCCTTAGACTTGCGAAGACATAATGAACAAAGCCATGACCACAACTAGCATTCTCCCTTACAGTATGTTTTAAAGGTTCCTATGACCTGCATTGCACCAGTTAGTGCAAAACATATTACAGGCTACTAATCATCACCATCATGCGaaccttccaacccaaatggCACCCTAAAAAGATTATTCGCTTCGTTTTAACGTAACAGTTGTATCAGAATTGTCCTATTTTGTCATTTGGCTCAGTCACACCAGCCACACTTTCTGAAAAGCTTCCATGAGGAAGGCGGCGCACATCGGCTGGTTCCTCATTGACAGCAGACCTCCGTGAGAGGGAAAGGTTTCGTGGAGGATAAGCACAACCTCAGAGTGCCTGTGTACAATGCTATGGTAAGGTCATACTCAAAGATGTGATCACCAACAcattttaacaaacaaaataatgtggTCTAGATTGCAAGGCATACCGGGCTTTTAAACATTACCATTTCTGGTAACAGCCACATTTGACAGtactctttttttaacaaaagctatttttgtCTACACTTCCTAACTCacattacataaataaatacagtaacatTCTCAGTTGGGCCAAATTCTCAGGGTACAGAGAAATCCAGAGGGCTAGCGAAGAGCCCACTTTGCCATAACTTATTTTAACTTGCCCTATACTGCACTGAAGAAACTTTACTGTTTATAGGGTTATGGGGAAGCTGAGGCTGAAGGGCAGCTCAGACCAGAAGAGAGACACAGGGGTTAGTTAATGGGACCTCCTCTATTCTCCCTCACCCCCTTGCCCCAATTCACTCCTGCCCACAGGAACTTTCAGCCACACAtccaaaagaaacacagcaacCAGCTCTccacatcctcctcctcctccctgcagtgcCTCGCCTGGGAGGGgtcctgcaccccagccccctgcctgaCCGTCACTTCCTCAGGCCTCTGGAGCCCTGGGGTCAGGGAGTCAGCGTGGCAGGCAGCACTGAGCATTTTCTGCCCTCCTTACTGCCACGGAGCTGCCACAATGGAGGAATTATGCTTCTGCAGGTGCCGTGGACGCAAAGCGGCCGCAGAGCACGCCGTCCCTGCCGAAACGCGCCGGCTGGCCACAGGCTGCATTAACTGGCTGGGGCACACAGCTTTGGGCTTTGTACTCGTGCAGAATGCAGGAGCACTGAGGAACACTGTCCCTCCTCACTATCCAGTGGGCCAGGAGATGTGTATCTCTGCCAAGAGACGTAGGAATGTGGTaagtaactgcattttttccctaAACCCTGAATGCCTGAGACCACTCCAGGGTTGTAAAAATGCTTCCCCCTTTCGCTGTCATTGCTGTGTGGTACGGCTCAGCCAGGCGCCCGCCCGCCCAGGCGGCTCAGCCAGGGACTCGTAGGAAACAGTGGCACTGCAACAACTAGCGCTCTTTTCCTGggatttctgtggaaaatttcAACAGAATTTACACACCAATTAAAATCTAATCCCACTGTGCCAAACTGGAACGTGCCAATCGGTCAGGACGGTCACTTTAACTTGTGTCTAACTGCCTTAAGGGCTTCAGATGTAGcattggaagggaaaaaaaaaaattacgcAGCTTTGCAATGGAAGTGCAGTCACCAAGGACAACCACCAAGGGTCTGCTCTTCCACTTGCTTTGCATACCAGCACGTGGGGCACCTGGCAGAGCCAAATGTGGtactttaaagaaattttactaacagaaaaagaacagtttcGCGACACTCCATCAACAAATTCCCTCACgacagggagaaaagaaggctgaagCAATTAACAAAGGCGAAGCATCGATAAAGCACACATATAAGAGGGACGACAGTATTGATTGTACGATAAATGTGAGCGGGCTAAGGAGAGAAGGGggaattcagaagaaataagcaacaggaaaaggagTATATGGctgcagcaaggagaaaaaagggtATTCACAGAAATCTGACGCTCTGAGCGCCTCTTGGACACCTCCACGATCTCAGCTGCACCACCGCACGGCGGTGCGCACCGACGGGCGTGGGACCCCCGAGGGCGTGGGACCCCCGAGGgcagcccgccgccgccgcgccccagGGACCGTGCCCTTcccgggcggggagcggccgcCGGCCGGGCCGCTCCGGTCAGGAAAGCGGCGGTTCCGGTCACGTCGGAAGGAGCCCGACGGCGGCCCCATTTCCGAGCGGGGGCCGAGGCCCCGGCGGGCGCCGCAGGGCCGGGTCGCCCGCGGTGTGACGGCGGCCGGGACTGCGGGCACTGCGCCGCCGCcaccggcccggccccgcggcgcccgCCGGCAGGGAAGGCGGTTCTGCCGCCCGCGGAGACAAAGCGGATGCCTCGAATTCCTCCCCGCCCGGCCGGTCTGGCGGGGCTGCGGCACCCCCTGCCCGCCCGCTCGTCGCCCGTCTCTGCCTACCTGGGCAGCGGGAGCGGCCCGGCCTCCTTCCCGCCCGCGGCGCGCTCCGGCCGGCGGGACAGCCCGGGCTCGGGCAGCCGCAGCCCGCAGGGGGCTCCGGGCTCGGCGGCGGGTGCAGGCGCTGACAATGAGGGGAGGGACGCGGTACCGGGCGGTGCTTGACGTCAacgggagcggggcgggggctgccgtGCCCGGCCCGGACGCGGTGCAGCGCCGCGGCGCCCTCCCCCGGCGCTGCGCGAGGGCGGTGAGGGAGCGTCGGCCATTTTGGGGggagcgggccgggcccggcgggccGGCTGCGTTAGTgccgggggctgctgccttCGGAAGGGCCgtggggggggagcggggagggggcgagCAGCTCGCCGCGGGCGGGCGCCGGGCAGCGGCAgcgggccggggggcagcgcgCAGGTGAGGCCCTGTGATGGCTGGTGGCACGGGGGGCTCGGCACCAGCCCCGGGGaccgggccccgccgccgcctcaggGCTCCGAGGGGCCGCTggcggggcgggcgctgcccccTGTCCCACCGGGCCGTACGAGAGACCCGCTCCCCCGGAACGGGGCAGGGCGCGGCACGCCGGGTGGCACCGGGAGGCTCGTCCTCCGGCGCCTTCGGTGCGTCCCCCGGCCGCGTCACCTCTGACGGTCTGGGACTTGGGATGGCGTCGAGCGGGGACCCGGCGGGGGTGGGTCCCACCTCCGGTATGTGCAGCCCGAGGGTGTTTGATGGGGTCAGCGAGAAGAGACCTCCCAGCGCTGGCTGCGCCGAGCTGCGCCGAGTCTGCCTGGGCCGTCAGCGCAGCAGCGGGACGCGTGCGGCACTGGCCGGGGGGTGCACAGGGGCAGACGCTGAGGAGCGATGGCGCGATGCGTGTTGTACAGCACAGGGCTGCGGCCGCACTGCTGAGCCAACAGTGGCCCAGTCGGCGGCTGGTGACTgcttccagcccccctgcccgcTGCTGCACTTCCAGCCTCCCTGTgcttccagcctccctgcctgctgctgcgcttccagcctccctgcacttccagcctccctgccttccagccttgctgccttccagcctccctgcacttccagcctccctgcctgcctccctgccttccagccttgctgccttccagcctccctgcacttccagcctccctgcctgcctccctgccttccagcctccctgcacttccagcctccctgcacttccagcctccctgcctgcctccctgccttccagccttgctgccttccagcctccctgcctgcctccctgccttccagcctccctgcacttccagcctcccagccctgctgctgtgcccagcgGTCCTGGAACACATTGTCCCCAGCTGCCTGTAGGTGCATTAGCTAGAATCATATTTCcaaaactgttctgtttcagaGAATAGCAAAGGTGCTTCGAGTCCAACTCACCCTGAAGAGTAAAAGGAAACCAGGAGGGGGGAAAACTACACAGGGGCTGGAATGGGAAGAGGGGTAGAGGAGCAGGGGAGTGGAGGAGGAGGCATGCCAGAGGTTACGTTGCTGGTGTTGCGCAGTTGCTTAGGGTGGGCTGGAGGAGACCACTCTGCTTGTGGGCAGATATGAATAGCAGGGTGGCGTAAAGCTGGGAGGTAAGCAGCGATCTCTTTCTTACCTGGAAGGTTATCATTGGTGGCGTGACAGCCTCCTCTTCTTATGGTACTGGACAGAAAGGTGGTTTAGTTCCAAGGTGCAGGGTGTAAGTAATATGTGCAAATGTGACCAGAGATGATGGGGTGACAAACGCCCATAAAATCATGAAGAATATGGGGAAGCAACAGAAGCTGTCAGCACATCTGACAACAGAGGACCCATATGGGTGTAGTAggtttaaataaacaaaagtagCTCATGCAGTTTATGCACAGCTTGATAACGTGAGAAGTGGATGGCTATAGGATTCCACAAACACCAGAGGCATGAAGCTGAAAAGGAATTAGACAAGCTCACAGAGAACAGATTTCTCAGTGGCTATTAAAAATGTCAATCTGAGTCTTCTTCCAGTTCATGAAGTCCCTGAACTGACTCTTCAGATATTCTTGCTATTCTGTACTTGCCCTGTTTCTATGGTGAATTCAAATGAGACATCTAAGTTGATCTAACAGCATGCTGGTGATGATACATGCATTTCTGCTTCCCTCCTTCTGAAACTACTTGTgcatctgtgctgcttctgttgtaCCAGTTCTGGCATTTGTTCAGTTCATTAAACTGGCAGAAAATTAACGCAT from Falco biarmicus isolate bFalBia1 chromosome 3, bFalBia1.pri, whole genome shotgun sequence carries:
- the LOC130145461 gene encoding uncharacterized protein LOC130145461, producing the protein MAGGTGGSAPAPGTGPRRRLRAPRGRWRGGRCPLSHRAVRETRSPGTGQGAARRVAPGGSSSGAFGASPGRVTSDGLGLGMASSGDPAGVGPTSGMCSPRVFDGVSEKRPPSAGCAELRRVCLGRQRSSGTRAALAGGCTGADAEERWRDACCTAQGCGRTAEPTVAQSAAGDCFQPPCPLLHFQPPCASSLPACCCASSLPALPASLPSSLAAFQPPCTSSLPACLPAFQPCCLPASLHFQPPCLPPCLPASLHFQPPCTSSLPACLPAFQPCCLPASLPASLPSSLPALPASQPCCCAQRSWNTLSPAACRCIS